The DNA window CCGCCCAGTTCTTCAATCATCAGGTACAGGCCGTCCTTTTCCAGCACCGGCCCGCTTAAAAGGACCCCTATCCTCCCCGCGTCCTCTTCTTTGCGGGCGGTCAAAGAGGTCAAGGCCTCCTCCAGCAGGGTCACGTACTCCTCCCGGGGGAGGAGCTGCCCGGCCCGCAGCAGGGCCGCCACCAGGTGGGACGGCAACCAGGGCCTTAACTCATCCAGCTTTAAAGCCAGCCGCCGCATACGTGCATATAATTCTAAAGCAGAGGCTATTCTCTCCTCCTGCGGCGTTTCCCCCGCCAGCTCCCGCAGTTTTTGCCAGGCAGCTCTTAATTCTTCCAGATAGTACTCCCGGGCCCCGGGAGCGGACAGCATCACCGGCGGTACCAGTTCCAAGACTTTATCCTTTAAGACCGTCCGGGAAATACTGCCCAAACACTGCATGGTATCGCAGG is part of the Clostridia bacterium genome and encodes:
- a CDS encoding 2-hydroxyacyl-CoA dehydratase; translated protein: MAASAMERLVEAASLTGAEILARYPEKRFFGFTCSYWPEELVWAAGLEPLRLFPGQTRAMPPELPSFSCSLARGILADLKGPGLKKLSGLGLAQTCDTMQCLGSISRTVLKDKVLELVPPVMLSAPGAREYYLEELRAAWQKLRELAGETPQEERIASALELYARMRRLALKLDELRPWLPSHLVAALLRAGQLLPREEYVTLLEEALTSLTARKEEDAGRIGVLLSGPVLEKDGLYLMIEELGG